Proteins encoded within one genomic window of Petrotoga sp. 9PWA.NaAc.5.4:
- a CDS encoding glucoamylase family protein has protein sequence MKKATYLLIALVLFFSLSIFSQSFIHSFEYTNDLNNDNSGARFELSGRFVYEGKYSTIIVPSGESAETKMAFELSGERLNNWLGNDTLKLAIYTRPDASLKPNKFFLGMADVTEGWKWVDGIFSETEPKDGWNIIEYKLTEKMQDLLIDGKYMLYFSFMHTQGVTNIPLKDPFYVDNLIALNSEEPEIERIYIWSMDSEEEIGTFGNDNTGAKFELAKDLAAEGLYAMKVIPDGKAIEAKIAIELSGEKVLAWAGRNEVIMNVYIPKENKIKPTMYFLGMADVTDGWKWVGGVFSDTQVSSGWNKVKFEIAGNMSNLVEGNKYMIYLAFGGFDENNVKTPLYEPFYVDGIFVEKSSKPTVEELLSMAPSNIKEEVQTLLELDDEALLEEIQKRAFLYFWNEANPVNGLIKDRSTKDSPSSIAAVGMGLSAIPVGIENGWISYEEGYERVLTTLKTFVEGKVEGMNGFFYHFVDMNTGKRAGNSEISSIDTAILVAGALTAGSYFKDTEIEELANILYENVNWQWMLDGGDTLSMGFKPEAGFLGARWDSFNEGLLAYVLAIGSPTYPIPSESWDKIFRPVKNDTYIYLPQETLFVYQYPNIWIDFRDKEDKYANYFNNAEAATRYNWLFAVQNRFKYETYDMDIWGLSASDGPAGYKAYGAVDGNHDGTVAPYASISSIPFTFDLSINAIRGMLSKYGPLVWGKYGFYSAFNVDEVWFSDQYIGIDQGDIILMIENYKTGLIWDLFMSNEHIQNALNKIGFVEKVSDYAVTPWYVEEYKRLLTSSEVKLAQAPRLKQPIKIDGDLSEWKDIPRYVVTEDMNVPAGGIVPVDKRSQVLHSYFQAAWDNENLYLAADVYDEYVVVNIAPQDVGGYYRTDSIEFYINPNVAGSNAGLFKLAVLPFDTEGNVQAVRHEDANPGPLSKTAPKVQVASLRTDHGYSIEIKIPFEYLGLSPREGIQIGFSHTVHNSNKQDAQIGAYVRQNIISWNPLPDIWANPQNWGTLELTE, from the coding sequence ATGAAAAAAGCAACTTATTTATTGATAGCTTTAGTACTGTTTTTTAGTTTATCTATTTTTTCACAGTCTTTCATTCATAGTTTTGAATATACCAACGATTTAAACAACGATAACTCTGGAGCACGCTTTGAATTAAGCGGAAGATTCGTATATGAAGGAAAGTACTCAACCATTATAGTTCCCTCTGGAGAATCTGCCGAAACAAAGATGGCTTTTGAATTATCTGGAGAAAGATTGAACAATTGGTTGGGAAATGACACTCTAAAATTAGCAATTTATACAAGACCAGACGCATCTCTAAAACCTAATAAATTCTTTTTGGGTATGGCAGATGTTACGGAAGGATGGAAATGGGTAGACGGAATATTTTCTGAAACAGAACCAAAAGATGGTTGGAATATTATAGAGTACAAGTTAACAGAAAAGATGCAAGATTTGCTTATAGACGGAAAATACATGCTTTATTTCTCTTTTATGCATACTCAAGGAGTTACGAACATTCCTTTGAAAGACCCTTTTTACGTAGACAATTTAATAGCTTTAAACTCAGAAGAACCTGAAATCGAAAGAATATATATTTGGTCTATGGATAGTGAAGAAGAGATAGGAACTTTTGGTAATGATAATACAGGAGCAAAATTTGAATTAGCAAAAGATTTAGCAGCCGAAGGTTTATACGCAATGAAAGTAATTCCTGATGGTAAAGCAATCGAAGCAAAAATTGCAATAGAACTTTCTGGAGAAAAAGTTTTAGCATGGGCAGGAAGAAACGAAGTAATTATGAACGTTTATATTCCAAAAGAAAATAAAATTAAACCTACTATGTATTTCTTAGGTATGGCAGATGTTACAGACGGTTGGAAATGGGTCGGAGGAGTATTTTCTGATACTCAGGTAAGTTCAGGATGGAACAAAGTTAAATTTGAAATTGCAGGTAACATGAGCAATTTGGTGGAAGGCAATAAATACATGATTTATCTTGCATTTGGTGGATTTGATGAAAACAACGTAAAAACTCCTCTATACGAACCATTCTATGTAGACGGAATATTTGTTGAAAAATCAAGCAAGCCTACGGTCGAAGAACTATTATCTATGGCCCCATCAAACATCAAAGAAGAAGTACAAACCCTTTTAGAATTAGATGACGAAGCTTTACTCGAAGAAATTCAAAAAAGAGCTTTCTTATATTTCTGGAATGAAGCAAATCCAGTGAATGGTTTGATTAAAGATAGAAGCACAAAAGATTCTCCTTCAAGTATAGCAGCGGTTGGTATGGGACTTTCTGCTATTCCTGTAGGGATCGAAAATGGTTGGATAAGCTATGAAGAAGGATACGAAAGAGTTTTAACAACTTTAAAAACTTTTGTAGAAGGAAAAGTTGAAGGAATGAATGGCTTCTTCTATCATTTTGTTGATATGAACACAGGTAAAAGAGCCGGCAATAGTGAGATTTCTTCAATTGATACCGCAATTTTAGTAGCTGGGGCATTAACAGCCGGATCGTATTTTAAAGATACAGAAATCGAAGAACTCGCTAATATTTTATACGAAAACGTTAATTGGCAATGGATGTTAGATGGTGGAGATACTTTATCAATGGGATTCAAACCCGAAGCGGGCTTTTTAGGAGCGAGATGGGATTCATTTAACGAAGGATTATTAGCTTATGTATTAGCTATAGGATCTCCAACATATCCGATCCCTTCAGAATCATGGGATAAGATATTTAGACCTGTTAAAAATGATACATACATATATTTACCTCAAGAAACACTATTTGTGTACCAATATCCAAATATTTGGATAGACTTTAGAGATAAAGAAGATAAATACGCAAATTATTTCAATAATGCAGAAGCTGCTACCAGATATAATTGGCTGTTTGCAGTACAAAATAGATTCAAATATGAAACATATGATATGGATATTTGGGGTCTTAGTGCAAGCGATGGCCCAGCTGGATACAAGGCTTATGGAGCGGTCGATGGTAATCATGATGGAACTGTTGCCCCATATGCATCTATATCTTCTATACCATTCACCTTTGATCTTTCAATAAACGCAATAAGAGGCATGTTAAGCAAATATGGCCCCTTAGTATGGGGTAAATATGGATTCTATAGTGCCTTCAATGTTGACGAAGTTTGGTTCTCAGATCAATATATAGGAATAGATCAAGGAGATATTATCTTAATGATCGAAAACTATAAAACAGGCTTAATTTGGGATTTGTTTATGAGTAATGAACATATTCAAAATGCTTTAAATAAAATCGGATTCGTTGAAAAGGTTTCCGACTATGCGGTAACTCCTTGGTATGTTGAAGAATATAAGAGACTTTTAACAAGTTCTGAAGTAAAATTAGCGCAGGCTCCAAGGTTAAAACAGCCTATTAAAATAGACGGCGATTTATCTGAATGGAAAGATATACCGAGATATGTAGTAACTGAAGATATGAATGTACCAGCCGGAGGAATTGTCCCTGTGGATAAAAGATCACAAGTTCTACATAGCTACTTTCAAGCAGCTTGGGACAATGAAAATTTGTATTTAGCGGCCGATGTATACGATGAATACGTTGTTGTAAATATCGCTCCCCAAGATGTCGGAGGCTATTATAGAACCGATTCTATAGAATTCTATATTAATCCAAATGTAGCTGGATCTAATGCAGGATTGTTCAAATTAGCGGTACTTCCATTTGATACAGAAGGAAATGTACAAGCAGTGAGACACGAAGACGCAAATCCAGGTCCTTTATCTAAAACCGCTCCAAAAGTTCAAGTGGCTTCTTTGAGAACAGATCACGGATACAGTATAGAGATAAAAATACCATTTGAATATCTTGGACTGTCTCCAAGAGAAGGTATACAAATAGGTTTCAGTCACACAGTCCATAATTCCAATAAACAAGATGCACAAATTGGAGCATATGTAAGACAAAATATAATTTCATGGAATCCATTGCCAGATATTTGGGCAAATCCACAAAACTGGGGTACTTTGGAATTAACTGAGTAA
- a CDS encoding sugar ABC transporter substrate-binding protein, which produces MKRVVGVLSIFLILVASTFGATKITVWAMGEEAKSLDQLAKLFMEEYPEYEVNIQAIPWANAYDKILTGIAGRQVPDVAQMGTTWMAPFGSMGAFEDLTPYIQKSEIVKPENFFEGAWQTGTVSGKQLGIPWYVDTRALYYRTDLLAEVGYDHAPQNWDELYDAAKKLAEKGKYGITLYQPQDNYQVLMPFVWQNGGDIIDSNGKVIVDQPEFVEAFEYYTRFFTEKLAPIGGGGNLFQDFASGNTPMFFSGPWMVTMIRDQVPQIEGKWNVALMPQKKTRTSFMGGSDLVIFRDSKNKEGAWKFIEFLSRPDIQVKWYQIVSALPSVQAAWDDPILQQDPMIAIFGEQLNDAKAPVNIPQFQEISVSMDRRVEEAIYARKTAEQAAKDLKKDIEKILK; this is translated from the coding sequence ATGAAAAGAGTGGTAGGTGTTTTAAGCATTTTTTTGATTTTAGTAGCATCAACTTTTGGTGCAACGAAAATCACTGTATGGGCAATGGGTGAAGAAGCAAAGAGTCTTGATCAGTTAGCAAAATTGTTTATGGAAGAGTATCCTGAATATGAAGTCAATATTCAAGCTATTCCCTGGGCGAATGCATATGATAAGATTTTAACAGGTATTGCCGGTAGGCAAGTTCCAGATGTAGCTCAAATGGGAACTACATGGATGGCGCCTTTTGGGAGTATGGGGGCCTTCGAAGATTTAACCCCGTATATTCAAAAATCTGAAATAGTAAAACCCGAAAACTTCTTTGAAGGTGCTTGGCAAACTGGTACAGTAAGTGGGAAACAACTTGGTATTCCCTGGTATGTGGATACACGGGCACTTTATTATCGAACTGACTTATTAGCCGAAGTTGGATACGATCACGCTCCTCAAAATTGGGATGAATTATACGATGCTGCAAAAAAATTGGCTGAAAAAGGCAAATATGGCATAACTCTTTATCAACCTCAAGACAATTATCAAGTATTAATGCCTTTTGTTTGGCAAAACGGTGGAGATATTATTGATAGCAATGGAAAAGTAATCGTAGATCAACCTGAATTCGTTGAAGCTTTTGAATATTATACAAGATTCTTTACAGAAAAACTTGCTCCAATAGGTGGCGGAGGAAACTTATTCCAAGATTTTGCTTCTGGCAATACACCAATGTTTTTCTCCGGTCCATGGATGGTTACTATGATAAGAGATCAAGTTCCCCAGATCGAAGGTAAATGGAATGTTGCCTTGATGCCTCAAAAGAAAACAAGAACGTCCTTCATGGGTGGAAGTGATCTAGTAATATTCAGAGATTCAAAAAATAAAGAAGGAGCTTGGAAATTCATAGAGTTTTTATCAAGACCTGATATACAAGTAAAATGGTATCAAATTGTTAGCGCATTACCATCCGTCCAAGCAGCATGGGATGATCCAATATTACAGCAAGATCCGATGATAGCGATTTTTGGCGAACAATTAAACGATGCTAAAGCTCCAGTAAATATACCTCAATTCCAAGAAATTTCAGTATCGATGGATAGAAGAGTCGAAGAAGCTATATATGCAAGAAAAACAGCTGAACAAGCGGCAAAAGACTTAAAGAAAGATATTGAAAAGATATTGAAGTAA
- a CDS encoding carbohydrate ABC transporter permease, whose translation MKTPLRAIITFIGPPIILLLIFMVIPIFVSLFISFTDFDVYAMYDWSNASFIGFENYINLMKDPLFWRALLNTLYALVVAMPLTVILSLSFAALINREGTYLKNFFKVSFYLPSITNTVAIAIVWAWMLNPDYGLINWFLGLFGIQGPNWLGDPVWAMPSVIMLVVWKAVGYNIILFTAGLQNIPDYLYEAAELDGATRFQQFLYVTIPSLRPTIFFVTVMTVIGYLQLFEEPYMLTAGGPLNSTLSIVLYLYRQGFRFFKLGYASSIAFVLFLMIFALTFIQMRARRSEV comes from the coding sequence ATGAAAACTCCATTAAGAGCTATAATAACATTTATAGGACCTCCTATAATCCTTTTATTAATTTTTATGGTAATTCCAATTTTTGTTTCTCTTTTTATCAGTTTTACTGATTTCGATGTTTATGCAATGTATGATTGGAGTAATGCAAGTTTTATCGGTTTTGAAAATTATATAAATTTAATGAAAGATCCCCTTTTTTGGAGAGCCTTGTTAAATACATTATATGCGTTGGTAGTAGCCATGCCTTTAACAGTTATTCTTTCATTAAGTTTTGCTGCATTAATAAATAGAGAAGGAACTTATTTAAAAAACTTTTTTAAAGTTAGTTTTTATCTTCCCTCAATAACAAACACTGTTGCAATTGCTATAGTATGGGCATGGATGCTGAACCCAGATTACGGATTAATTAATTGGTTTTTAGGCTTATTTGGCATACAAGGTCCAAATTGGTTAGGTGATCCTGTATGGGCTATGCCATCTGTGATAATGCTGGTAGTTTGGAAAGCAGTGGGATATAACATAATTCTTTTTACAGCAGGCTTACAAAATATCCCAGATTATTTATATGAAGCTGCAGAATTAGATGGGGCTACAAGATTTCAACAATTTTTATACGTTACCATTCCATCTTTAAGACCTACAATATTTTTTGTAACAGTAATGACGGTTATAGGATATTTACAATTATTTGAAGAACCATATATGTTAACTGCAGGAGGTCCATTAAACTCAACTTTATCTATAGTTTTGTATTTGTATAGACAAGGGTTCAGATTCTTTAAATTAGGATACGCTTCTTCTATAGCATTTGTATTGTTCTTGATGATATTTGCTTTAACGTTTATCCAAATGAGGGCAAGAAGGTCTGAAGTTTAA
- a CDS encoding carbohydrate ABC transporter permease: MRKRKISPIEQIIVHAVLIIWLLISVIPFIWMVSTSFKGPGEIFIFPPRWIPKSPTFQNYIDLFQKVNFGRPFLNSVIVSLSTTFLSVLIATMAGYGFAKFHFKNKNILFLVILGTIMVPGQITMIPIFLLLTQLNLLNTYWGLILPAIANAFNIFFMRQFISGIPDELIEAAKMDGAHEGWIFFRVILPLAKPAMAAITIFTFTGSWNNFLWPLIIATDESMYTLPVAISILGGQYTENIAMQMAGSVIVILPLIIVFLFTQRYFIKGITFTGLKG, translated from the coding sequence ATGAGAAAAAGAAAAATCTCACCAATAGAACAAATAATAGTACATGCAGTTTTGATCATTTGGTTATTAATTTCAGTCATTCCTTTTATTTGGATGGTTTCAACATCCTTTAAAGGCCCTGGAGAGATATTTATTTTTCCTCCGAGATGGATCCCAAAAAGTCCTACTTTTCAAAATTATATAGATTTATTTCAGAAAGTCAATTTTGGGAGACCATTCTTAAACTCAGTAATAGTTTCTCTATCTACAACATTTTTGTCTGTTTTAATTGCAACAATGGCAGGTTATGGGTTTGCCAAATTCCATTTTAAAAACAAAAATATTTTATTTTTAGTCATATTAGGAACGATAATGGTACCTGGCCAAATAACAATGATACCTATATTTTTGCTATTAACTCAGCTCAATTTATTAAATACATACTGGGGATTGATATTACCTGCAATTGCTAATGCTTTTAATATATTTTTTATGAGGCAATTCATAAGTGGAATACCTGACGAATTAATCGAAGCAGCAAAGATGGATGGAGCTCATGAAGGCTGGATATTTTTTAGAGTTATTTTGCCGTTAGCCAAACCTGCAATGGCTGCAATAACAATCTTTACCTTTACAGGATCTTGGAACAATTTTTTATGGCCACTAATCATCGCCACAGATGAAAGTATGTATACTTTGCCCGTAGCGATTTCGATTTTAGGTGGACAATATACTGAAAACATTGCCATGCAAATGGCAGGATCAGTTATCGTTATTTTACCTCTAATAATAGTATTTTTATTTACTCAAAGATATTTTATAAAAGGGATAACTTTTACAGGATTAAAGGGATAA
- a CDS encoding esterase family protein codes for MMKEKKLLFIFLISSLITVTVFSGTIKYEFFRSNLLGRDVGYSVYLPDNYDSSNLYYPIIYILHGSGGNQYQWINEGKIDQIADELIENGELPPSIIVMPATGNNWYVDRREKIESMFFQEFIPYIEDTYRVIKSRDARVIGGQSMGGYGALRYSMIHPELFSVAILLSPAVYDPVPPKNSAAITSGVFGDPFDPNIWKSLNYPSLFMSYLMKGQPVAMFIASGDDDELFIELHATQLYESMRNAGLPAELRIVDGGHDWGVWIPTMREGLKYAGNFLTQPK; via the coding sequence ATGATGAAAGAAAAGAAACTTTTGTTTATATTTTTAATTTCTTCTTTGATAACAGTTACTGTTTTTTCAGGTACGATAAAATACGAGTTCTTTAGATCAAATTTATTAGGAAGAGACGTTGGATATTCAGTTTACTTGCCAGATAATTATGATTCATCTAATCTATATTATCCAATTATCTACATTTTACATGGTTCAGGTGGGAATCAGTATCAATGGATTAATGAAGGTAAGATCGATCAAATTGCAGATGAGTTGATAGAAAATGGCGAACTACCTCCCAGCATAATAGTTATGCCGGCAACTGGAAATAACTGGTATGTAGACAGACGTGAAAAGATAGAAAGTATGTTTTTTCAAGAGTTTATTCCGTACATAGAAGATACATATAGAGTTATTAAAAGTCGTGATGCAAGAGTAATAGGTGGGCAATCAATGGGAGGTTACGGTGCCTTAAGATATTCTATGATTCATCCAGAGTTATTTTCAGTAGCAATTTTACTGAGCCCGGCAGTTTACGATCCCGTTCCACCTAAAAATTCTGCTGCGATAACTTCAGGCGTTTTTGGAGATCCATTTGATCCAAATATTTGGAAATCTTTAAACTATCCATCACTTTTTATGAGCTATTTGATGAAAGGTCAACCAGTTGCTATGTTTATAGCCTCTGGTGATGACGACGAACTTTTTATCGAACTTCATGCTACTCAATTATATGAAAGTATGAGAAATGCGGGTTTACCAGCTGAACTAAGAATTGTTGACGGTGGTCATGACTGGGGAGTATGGATTCCAACTATGAGAGAAGGTTTGAAGTATGCTGGTAATTTTTTGACTCAACCAAAATAG
- a CDS encoding histidine kinase dimerization/phospho-acceptor domain-containing protein — MLDKKIIEDKRDLINNINSTKSFGSKSFTRIIPILDENSNVKGAVILGYRLISTQKTHTNILSLLYNSMMFLPFIFIIIFTLIYAKKLSKNINKPVNILLDASDKIKNQDLNFTIKYDENNEFTKLCNAFEDMRINLKDSLIKQWDLEEKRQENISNIANDLKTPLTIISTYSEAIIDGTVKEEKLKDYIKVIKRNNERALILLDDMNKISNIENPTFILEPIEINIAEFLKLKKRE; from the coding sequence ATGCTGGATAAAAAGATAATAGAAGATAAAAGAGACTTAATTAACAATATAAACTCCACTAAATCCTTTGGTAGCAAGTCTTTCACTAGAATAATTCCTATTTTAGATGAAAATAGCAATGTTAAAGGAGCTGTCATATTGGGATATAGATTAATAAGCACACAAAAAACTCATACTAATATCCTATCCCTATTATATAATTCCATGATGTTTTTGCCCTTTATATTTATAATAATATTTACTCTTATATATGCTAAAAAATTGAGTAAGAACATAAACAAGCCAGTAAATATTCTACTAGATGCATCAGATAAAATCAAAAACCAAGACCTAAACTTTACCATCAAATATGATGAAAATAACGAGTTTACAAAACTCTGCAATGCCTTTGAAGACATGAGGATAAACCTTAAAGATTCTCTTATAAAACAATGGGATTTGGAAGAAAAGAGACAAGAAAATATATCAAATATTGCCAATGATTTAAAGACACCTCTTACCATCATAAGCACTTATTCCGAAGCAATAATAGACGGAACGGTTAAGGAGGAAAAATTAAAAGATTATATAAAAGTCATTAAAAGGAATAACGAGAGAGCCTTAATCCTATTAGACGACATGAATAAAATATCCAATATTGAAAATCCTACTTTTATTTTAGAACCTATAGAAATTAATATTGCAGAATTTTTAAAATTAAAGAAAAGGGAATAG
- a CDS encoding ATP-binding protein, producing MKLNILCNDEEIKFSIIDTGKGFSNEDLQNIFNKFYKGDKSRSFTTEHSGLGNVHS from the coding sequence ATAAAACTAAATATCCTATGTAATGATGAAGAAATAAAATTTTCCATTATAGATACGGGAAAGGGATTTAGTAATGAGGACCTACAAAATATCTTCAATAAATTTTATAAGGGGGACAAATCCCGTTCATTTACCACAGAACATTCTGGTCTAGGCAATGTACATAGCTAA
- a CDS encoding GNAT family N-acetyltransferase: MNYFEVMKLKCTENKFILNTVTENLLKDVLNIYDTNREYFKISMNEKPSIETVIEDKNDIPPDSNLQNKNYKLISMNGQYIGIIDYIMNYPDEDAVYIGLFMIHGDFHRQGYGRAFIEEFISNMKSKGYLRLRLGVLKQNKNGFEFWTRMGFKVVKEIFSTIHPERKWEIKVMEKTI, encoded by the coding sequence ATGAATTATTTTGAGGTGATGAAATTGAAATGTACTGAGAATAAATTTATCTTAAATACAGTCACTGAAAATTTATTAAAAGATGTTTTAAATATTTATGATACCAATAGAGAATATTTTAAAATTTCAATGAATGAAAAACCTTCAATAGAAACTGTTATTGAAGATAAAAATGATATACCCCCAGACTCAAACTTACAAAATAAAAATTATAAGCTAATATCAATGAATGGGCAATATATTGGAATTATTGACTATATAATGAATTATCCAGATGAAGATGCAGTATATATAGGATTATTTATGATTCATGGAGATTTTCATAGACAGGGATATGGAAGAGCGTTCATTGAGGAGTTCATATCAAATATGAAAAGTAAAGGATACTTAAGGTTAAGGTTAGGTGTGTTAAAACAAAATAAAAATGGCTTTGAGTTTTGGACGAGAATGGGATTTAAAGTAGTAAAAGAAATATTTAGTACAATCCATCCCGAGAGGAAGTGGGAAATCAAGGTTATGGAAAAAACAATTTAA
- a CDS encoding thioredoxin family protein, which produces MKAFYFKSKDCSVCKAFLPRFLEICEEYNIPYEIVEITENQEKTAQLLVFTVPTIIFLNEENYELIRFSGYFGSYEIKNFLDRYYSTY; this is translated from the coding sequence ATGAAAGCATTTTACTTTAAAAGTAAAGATTGTTCTGTATGTAAAGCTTTTTTACCAAGATTTTTAGAAATATGTGAAGAATACAATATTCCTTACGAAATTGTTGAAATCACTGAAAATCAAGAAAAAACAGCTCAACTTTTAGTATTCACAGTTCCAACCATTATTTTTTTGAATGAAGAAAACTATGAACTAATAAGATTTTCAGGGTATTTTGGAAGCTATGAGATCAAAAACTTTTTAGATAGATATTATTCAACTTACTAA
- the wrbA gene encoding NAD(P)H:quinone oxidoreductase, whose translation MAKVNIIFYSMYGHIYKMAEAEAQGAREVETTEVKIYKVPETIPEDILIKSGAKKAQEVFSHIPIATLDSLAQADAIIFGTPTRFGMMAGQMREFLDTTGSLWNTGALVGKIGSVFTATSTQHGGQESTILSFHTTLLHHGMIIVGLPFTEPGLSDTSNIHGGTPYGASSVAIFGDESRPTQLELELARHQGKRVAELAKKIFG comes from the coding sequence ATGGCTAAAGTAAACATCATTTTTTATAGTATGTATGGCCATATTTACAAAATGGCGGAAGCTGAAGCTCAAGGTGCAAGAGAAGTAGAGACAACGGAAGTTAAAATATATAAAGTGCCAGAAACAATACCTGAAGATATTTTGATAAAATCCGGAGCTAAAAAGGCTCAAGAAGTCTTCAGTCATATACCAATTGCAACTTTAGATTCACTCGCGCAGGCCGATGCGATAATTTTTGGTACTCCTACAAGATTTGGAATGATGGCAGGTCAAATGCGAGAGTTTCTTGATACCACAGGGAGTCTATGGAACACGGGTGCATTAGTAGGAAAAATAGGAAGTGTTTTTACCGCAACGAGTACCCAACACGGTGGACAAGAATCTACCATTTTAAGTTTTCATACAACATTACTCCATCATGGAATGATAATAGTTGGGCTCCCTTTTACAGAACCAGGTTTATCAGATACTTCTAATATTCATGGTGGAACTCCATATGGAGCTTCGTCAGTTGCCATATTCGGAGATGAAAGCAGACCAACCCAATTAGAACTTGAACTTGCAAGACATCAAGGTAAAAGAGTCGCAGAATTAGCCAAAAAAATTTTTGGGTGA
- a CDS encoding winged helix-turn-helix transcriptional regulator — protein sequence MMILKLISQEGNISQDVMAKNVGIVPSMINKYLKVFEENGYILKTGENRRNMTYEITQAGKKRLQFLLVSFVDEVSELYSETKDSFKKVLQTLKKDKLRNILLYGAGVVGGIVLKVLKSENINVIGFLDDSAFKQGEKLQGIDIYSPEKANELKYDALIIASFRQSEILLSKAQEKKLEKLYVFKIDEEGNISLRKESLLYER from the coding sequence ATGATGATATTAAAGCTAATATCTCAAGAAGGAAATATTTCACAAGACGTTATGGCTAAAAATGTTGGAATAGTTCCTTCCATGATAAACAAATATTTGAAAGTCTTTGAAGAAAATGGATACATTTTAAAAACTGGAGAAAATAGAAGAAATATGACATATGAAATAACCCAAGCTGGTAAAAAAAGATTACAATTTCTATTGGTAAGTTTTGTTGATGAAGTCTCTGAATTATATTCCGAAACTAAAGATTCTTTCAAAAAGGTCCTACAAACTTTGAAAAAAGATAAACTTAGAAATATATTACTTTATGGAGCCGGTGTAGTAGGTGGAATAGTACTGAAAGTTTTAAAAAGTGAAAATATTAATGTAATTGGTTTTTTAGACGATTCAGCATTTAAACAAGGAGAAAAACTTCAAGGAATAGATATATACAGTCCAGAAAAAGCTAACGAACTTAAATATGATGCTTTGATCATTGCTTCATTTAGACAATCAGAGATACTTTTATCAAAAGCTCAAGAAAAAAAATTAGAAAAACTCTATGTTTTCAAAATAGATGAAGAAGGTAATATTTCTTTACGAAAGGAGAGTCTCCTATATGAAAGATAA